The following proteins are encoded in a genomic region of Paenibacillus sp. FSL H3-0469:
- a CDS encoding DNA-binding protein, producing the protein MLELDGMNEDSLTDMLKVSFSWENWAAILEISDKLFELAVLTYGSHQQGAKKYYLKKNIVYYLGYSACMKGIAYQKLGNLAESRKCIGLYSDLSWITDEDQEAAAEVEYYRNIAIANTFVIDLLEGKVEVLPDYVEFIRTGDQEELLACLITVLESAIKYNFSIDWVLDEFNEPLQELSCREKQEDIRYYIDYMHLSAIYLYKREKIHDAINLTLYILVISSKLYDGTGFRKIVSFYEHIRSHATAEQQESYQNIMKNILEREFLKDEKGDLVINSRIVD; encoded by the coding sequence TTGCTGGAACTGGATGGGATGAATGAAGACTCTTTGACAGATATGCTTAAGGTCTCGTTCTCATGGGAGAACTGGGCGGCAATTCTCGAGATTTCAGACAAGCTCTTTGAACTTGCAGTTCTAACCTACGGCTCCCATCAACAGGGTGCAAAGAAGTATTATTTGAAAAAAAATATAGTGTATTATCTCGGTTACAGTGCGTGCATGAAGGGGATTGCCTATCAAAAGCTCGGTAACCTCGCTGAATCAAGAAAGTGTATAGGCTTGTATTCGGATTTGAGCTGGATCACGGATGAGGATCAGGAAGCTGCCGCAGAAGTGGAATACTACAGGAACATTGCGATAGCCAACACCTTCGTCATTGATCTGCTGGAAGGGAAGGTAGAAGTTCTCCCTGATTATGTTGAATTCATTCGCACAGGGGACCAGGAAGAGCTGCTTGCCTGCCTGATTACTGTGCTGGAATCTGCCATTAAGTACAACTTTTCTATCGACTGGGTACTGGATGAATTCAATGAGCCGCTACAGGAACTAAGCTGCAGAGAGAAACAGGAAGATATCCGATACTACATAGACTACATGCATCTTAGTGCAATTTATTTGTATAAAAGGGAGAAAATTCATGATGCAATTAATTTGACTCTCTATATTTTGGTAATAAGTAGTAAACTTTATGACGGGACAGGCTTTAGGAAGATCGTGTCGTTTTATGAACATATCCGAAGCCATGCGACCGCAGAACAACAAGAATCTTATCAAAATATAATGAAAAATATCTTAGAGAGGGAGTTTTTAAAAGATGAAAAAGGCGATCTCGTTATTAACAGCCGTATTGTTGATTAG
- the katA gene encoding catalase KatA gives MTTNNNNKLTTSWGAPVGDNQNSMTAGARGPVLLQDVHLLEKLAHFNRERVPERVVHAKGAGAHGYFEVTNDLSQYTKAAFLSGVGKRTPMFIRFSTVAGELGSSDTVRDPRGFAVKFYTEEGNYDLVGNNTPVFFIRDAIKFPDFIHTQKRHPQTHLKNPNAVWDFWSLSPESLHQVTILMSDRGIPATLRHMHGFGSHTFKWVNAEGAAVWVKYHFKTEQGVKNLDVKLAAQLAGENPDYHTADLFNAIDSGDFPAWRLHVQIMPVEDADTYRFDPFDVTKVWSQKDYPLIEVGRMVLDRNPENYFAEVEQATFSPGSFVPGIEASPDKMLQGRLFAYGDAHRYRVGANHNHLPINRPVAEVNNNQRDGAMNATNNGGGSVYYEPNSSGGATESAQHKAAAFEVSGQADSVSYDHDDHYTQPGDLYRLLSEEERARLVSNIVGAMTPVESEEIKLRQIGHFYKADPEFGRRIAEGLGLAVTE, from the coding sequence ATGACCACAAACAATAACAACAAGCTAACGACTAGCTGGGGCGCCCCCGTAGGCGACAACCAGAATTCAATGACCGCCGGTGCCCGCGGCCCCGTGCTGCTGCAGGACGTCCACTTACTGGAAAAGCTGGCCCACTTCAACCGTGAGCGTGTTCCCGAGCGGGTCGTTCATGCCAAAGGTGCCGGTGCCCATGGTTATTTTGAAGTCACCAATGATCTCTCCCAATATACGAAGGCTGCCTTCTTGTCCGGAGTCGGCAAACGCACCCCGATGTTCATCCGTTTCTCTACCGTAGCCGGGGAACTGGGTTCATCCGATACCGTGCGTGATCCGCGCGGCTTTGCTGTGAAATTCTACACCGAGGAAGGTAACTATGACCTGGTCGGCAATAACACACCTGTCTTTTTCATCCGTGACGCCATTAAATTCCCGGACTTTATCCATACCCAGAAGCGTCATCCGCAGACCCATCTGAAGAACCCAAATGCGGTCTGGGACTTCTGGTCCCTCTCCCCCGAGTCTCTGCACCAGGTGACGATTCTGATGTCTGACCGCGGCATTCCGGCTACTCTCCGCCATATGCATGGCTTCGGCAGCCATACGTTCAAGTGGGTGAATGCCGAAGGCGCAGCCGTCTGGGTGAAATACCACTTCAAGACAGAGCAGGGCGTCAAGAATCTCGATGTTAAACTGGCAGCACAGCTAGCCGGGGAGAACCCGGATTATCATACAGCCGATTTGTTCAACGCCATTGATTCCGGGGACTTCCCGGCCTGGAGGCTGCATGTGCAGATTATGCCTGTGGAGGATGCCGACACCTACCGCTTCGATCCGTTTGATGTAACCAAGGTGTGGTCACAGAAGGATTATCCGCTGATTGAGGTTGGCCGCATGGTGCTGGACCGCAATCCTGAGAATTACTTCGCCGAAGTGGAGCAGGCCACCTTTTCCCCCGGCTCATTCGTTCCAGGCATAGAGGCTTCTCCGGATAAAATGCTTCAGGGCCGCCTGTTCGCATACGGGGATGCCCACCGCTACCGGGTAGGTGCGAACCATAACCACCTGCCGATTAACCGGCCGGTCGCCGAGGTCAACAATAATCAGCGCGACGGCGCGATGAATGCTACGAATAACGGGGGAGGCTCCGTCTATTACGAGCCCAACAGCTCCGGCGGGGCAACCGAGTCAGCGCAGCATAAAGCGGCTGCTTTTGAAGTCTCCGGCCAGGCGGACAGCGTGTCTTATGACCATGACGACCACTACACCCAGCCGGGTGACCTGTACCGTCTGCTCAGCGAAGAGGAGCGGGCCCGGCTCGTAAGCAATATTGTAGGTGCCATGACTCCAGTAGAGTCTGAGGAGATCAAGCTCCGCCAGATTGGCCACTTCTACAAAGCCGATCCGGAGTTTGGCCGGCGAATTGCAGAAGGACTGGGATTAGCAGTAACAGAGTAA
- the glgP gene encoding alpha-glucan family phosphorylase, with translation MSDNHLPSVAYFSMEYGLHSDFKMYAGGLGILAGDYIKGAQDIGAPIIPIGLKWKQGYTDQKIDADGTPYDSYHNYVYDFLEDTGVKVTVKVRKTDVVCKVWRTDRFGNRPLYLLDTDIPENSDAWITGQLYGWFGEERIAQEIVLGIGGVKAMRALGIKIDVYHFNEGHAALAAIELIREKMSGGSTFEEAWKATREEVVFTTHTPIKEGNETHPLDRLEYMGAFNGLTRAQMERIGGEPFNMTVAGLRLSRISNAVAQLHAETANTMWKEVAGRSAIIGITNAIHTPTWVDERVTRAFEEGGDLWAVHKEIKQELIGFIEERSGIALNADQLLIGFSRRAAPYKRSDLIFSQPDIIEPYLESGKIQIVFSGKAHPLDDNGKRIVSNLVAMMRKYPKSVVFLENYDMTIGAQLTRGSDIWLNNPRRPLEASGTSGMKAAMNGVLNCSILDGWWPEACIDGENGWQIGDGFETTDFAVLDQHDSDALYETLLNRVLPVFYEDQAKWVQMMHRSIETTRIEFATKRMLDEYYNRMYITS, from the coding sequence GTGAGCGACAACCACTTACCGTCAGTAGCTTATTTCAGCATGGAGTACGGACTGCATTCCGACTTCAAAATGTACGCCGGAGGCCTGGGCATCTTGGCCGGAGATTACATCAAGGGCGCGCAGGATATCGGGGCACCCATTATCCCCATCGGACTCAAATGGAAACAGGGCTACACGGACCAGAAGATTGATGCGGACGGCACCCCCTACGACTCTTACCACAATTATGTGTACGACTTCCTGGAAGATACGGGCGTCAAGGTCACGGTAAAAGTCAGAAAGACCGATGTCGTCTGCAAAGTGTGGAGAACCGACCGGTTCGGCAACCGTCCGCTCTATTTGCTCGACACCGATATCCCGGAGAACAGCGATGCCTGGATTACCGGCCAGCTCTACGGCTGGTTCGGGGAAGAGCGGATTGCCCAGGAGATTGTTCTGGGCATCGGCGGCGTCAAGGCCATGCGCGCCCTGGGCATTAAGATCGATGTCTATCATTTCAACGAAGGGCATGCGGCGCTTGCTGCGATTGAACTGATCAGGGAGAAGATGTCCGGCGGCAGTACCTTTGAAGAAGCCTGGAAGGCTACACGGGAAGAGGTTGTGTTCACTACACATACACCGATTAAGGAAGGCAACGAGACCCATCCGCTGGACCGGCTGGAATACATGGGGGCCTTTAATGGCTTAACCCGGGCGCAGATGGAGCGGATTGGCGGAGAACCCTTCAACATGACCGTTGCCGGCCTGCGGCTGTCGCGGATCTCGAATGCGGTTGCCCAGCTTCATGCCGAGACCGCGAACACCATGTGGAAGGAAGTCGCCGGCCGGTCTGCCATCATCGGCATCACCAATGCGATTCACACCCCTACCTGGGTAGATGAGCGGGTGACCCGCGCTTTTGAAGAGGGCGGCGACCTGTGGGCCGTGCACAAGGAGATCAAGCAGGAGCTGATCGGCTTCATCGAGGAACGCTCCGGCATCGCCCTGAATGCCGACCAGCTGCTGATCGGGTTCTCCCGGCGCGCCGCGCCCTACAAGCGCAGTGACCTGATTTTCTCCCAGCCGGACATTATAGAGCCGTACCTGGAGAGCGGCAAGATCCAGATTGTCTTCTCCGGCAAGGCGCACCCGCTGGACGACAACGGCAAGCGGATCGTCAGCAACCTTGTAGCTATGATGCGCAAATATCCGAAGAGCGTAGTCTTCCTGGAAAACTACGATATGACCATCGGAGCCCAACTGACCCGCGGCTCTGACATTTGGCTGAACAATCCGCGCAGACCGCTCGAAGCCAGCGGAACCTCCGGGATGAAGGCCGCCATGAACGGCGTCCTGAACTGCTCCATCCTGGACGGCTGGTGGCCGGAGGCCTGCATTGACGGCGAGAACGGCTGGCAGATCGGCGACGGCTTCGAGACCACCGACTTTGCGGTGCTTGACCAGCATGACAGCGATGCACTGTACGAGACCCTTCTGAACCGCGTCCTCCCGGTCTTCTATGAGGATCAGGCCAAGTGGGTGCAGATGATGCACCGCAGCATCGAGACCACCCGCATCGAATTCGCCACCAAGCGTATGCTGGATGAATACTATAACCGGATGTATATCACAAGCTAA
- the rbsK gene encoding ribokinase, with translation MSIVVIGSLNMDMVVRAERAPEAGETLFGQGFALSPGGKGANQAVAAARLGADVTMIGRVGKDAFGSGLLEIMEQERVHTAYISQSESQATGVASIVVDGSGENRIIVVPGANVEMKPEDIEALETVISGAGIVVMQLETDLAMCEAAAAMASRHGIPVILNPAPAQPLSDELLHHVTYLTPNETEAGILAGISVESVEDAERAARMMLSKGVRHVIVTLGSKGALVVDAAGSRHIQGFPVQAVDTVAAGDSFNGALAWQLTCGRTLDEAVRFANAVGALAVGKTGAIASLPRLEEVEQFLSSAADAEP, from the coding sequence TTGAGTATAGTCGTAATTGGAAGTCTGAATATGGATATGGTCGTGCGGGCAGAGCGTGCGCCGGAGGCCGGGGAGACCCTGTTCGGTCAGGGATTTGCTCTGTCTCCAGGCGGAAAAGGGGCGAATCAGGCCGTTGCGGCGGCCAGACTGGGCGCGGATGTGACGATGATCGGCAGAGTGGGGAAGGACGCCTTTGGCAGCGGGCTGCTGGAGATTATGGAGCAGGAGCGGGTGCATACTGCGTATATCTCACAGAGTGAATCCCAGGCTACAGGGGTTGCTTCCATTGTGGTGGACGGGTCCGGGGAGAACCGGATCATCGTAGTGCCTGGTGCGAATGTGGAGATGAAACCGGAGGATATTGAAGCGCTTGAGACAGTGATTAGCGGGGCCGGGATCGTAGTGATGCAATTGGAGACGGATCTGGCGATGTGCGAGGCTGCGGCAGCGATGGCGTCCCGGCACGGGATTCCGGTGATTCTTAATCCGGCTCCGGCCCAGCCGCTGAGCGATGAGCTGCTGCACCATGTGACCTACCTGACTCCGAATGAGACAGAGGCGGGGATTCTGGCCGGAATCTCTGTGGAGAGTGTGGAGGATGCAGAGCGTGCGGCCCGGATGATGCTGTCAAAAGGGGTCCGGCACGTCATTGTAACGCTGGGCTCCAAGGGGGCGTTAGTCGTGGATGCTGCCGGAAGCCGGCATATCCAGGGGTTCCCGGTGCAGGCGGTAGATACAGTAGCAGCCGGAGATTCCTTCAACGGGGCGCTGGCCTGGCAGCTGACCTGCGGCAGGACGCTGGACGAAGCGGTCCGCTTCGCCAATGCTGTCGGTGCGCTGGCGGTTGGCAAGACGGGGGCGATTGCTTCTCTGCCCAGACTGGAAGAGGTAGAGCAGTTCCTGAGTTCAGCTGCTGATGCGGAGCCGTAA
- the aroD gene encoding type I 3-dehydroquinate dehydratase, whose protein sequence is MSGTVTVKNITLGEGMPKICVPLVGTTRTELRAEAEALIALAPDVVEWRSDFFTEVEDINAVTQVLEDIQRLLPEIPLIFTFRSAREGGEKEISSAYYFRLIQAAVESGLVDIVDVELFQEEAEVRKLIAAAHGQAVFVILSNHDFDGTPSEEEIVSRLRRAQELGGDLPKIAVMPQGPADVLTLLAATNRMQEQYADRPIITMSMAGEGVISRLAGEIFGSALTFGAAHKPSAPGQVAVAELRGVLTLLHRSL, encoded by the coding sequence TTGAGCGGTACAGTAACTGTTAAGAATATAACCCTCGGAGAAGGGATGCCCAAAATCTGTGTTCCGCTGGTCGGAACGACGCGGACGGAGCTGCGTGCAGAAGCTGAGGCGCTAATCGCACTGGCGCCGGATGTGGTGGAGTGGCGCAGTGATTTCTTCACGGAGGTGGAAGATATTAATGCCGTGACCCAGGTGCTGGAGGACATTCAGCGCCTGCTGCCGGAGATTCCGCTGATCTTCACCTTCCGCAGCGCCAGGGAGGGCGGGGAGAAGGAGATCTCCTCAGCCTATTACTTCCGGCTGATCCAGGCAGCGGTAGAGAGCGGGCTGGTGGATATTGTGGATGTGGAGCTGTTCCAGGAGGAGGCGGAGGTCCGCAAGCTGATTGCCGCAGCGCATGGGCAGGCGGTGTTCGTGATTCTCTCGAATCATGACTTCGACGGGACGCCGTCCGAGGAGGAGATTGTCTCCCGGCTGCGCCGGGCGCAGGAGCTGGGCGGCGATCTGCCGAAGATTGCCGTAATGCCGCAAGGTCCAGCCGATGTGCTGACCCTGCTGGCGGCGACGAACCGGATGCAGGAGCAGTATGCGGACCGTCCGATCATTACGATGTCGATGGCGGGGGAAGGCGTGATTAGCCGGTTGGCCGGGGAGATCTTCGGCTCGGCGCTGACCTTCGGTGCGGCGCATAAGCCTTCGGCACCGGGGCAGGTGGCAGTTGCCGAGCTGCGCGGTGTGCTTACGCTGCTGCACCGCAGCTTGTAG
- a CDS encoding response regulator transcription factor, translated as MTELILVVEDEVRIARLLQIELECEGYRVSIAGSGHQGLEMYQEQQPDLLLLDVMLPGFSGIELLRRIRSGDPDTPVLLLTAKSSVEDKVSGLDLGANDYITKPFQIEELLARVRAALRLASGRRRDEAVNLLLAADLELNEATREVKRAGRSIELTPREFDLLVYLLKNKRQVLNREQIMAAVWGYDYYGDTNIVDVYVRYVRKKITLDHEPELIHTVRGVGYVLKDTP; from the coding sequence ATGACAGAATTGATCCTGGTTGTGGAGGATGAGGTGAGAATTGCCCGTCTGCTGCAGATTGAGCTGGAATGCGAGGGATACCGTGTGTCCATTGCCGGAAGCGGCCATCAGGGACTGGAGATGTACCAGGAGCAGCAGCCCGATTTGTTATTGCTGGATGTGATGCTGCCTGGATTCAGCGGTATAGAGCTGCTGCGGCGAATCCGGTCGGGAGATCCCGATACGCCGGTTCTGCTGCTTACAGCCAAAAGCTCGGTAGAGGATAAAGTGTCGGGCCTGGACCTTGGGGCCAATGATTATATTACGAAGCCGTTTCAAATTGAGGAGCTGCTGGCGCGTGTCCGTGCTGCGCTGCGGCTGGCCTCGGGGCGGAGGAGAGACGAAGCCGTCAACCTGCTGCTGGCAGCTGATCTGGAGCTGAACGAGGCTACGCGGGAGGTGAAGCGGGCAGGCCGGAGCATCGAGCTGACTCCCCGGGAGTTCGACCTGCTGGTCTACCTGCTGAAGAATAAGCGCCAGGTGCTGAACAGGGAACAGATCATGGCTGCCGTCTGGGGGTACGATTATTACGGCGATACGAATATTGTGGATGTCTATGTCCGCTATGTCCGCAAAAAAATTACGCTGGACCACGAGCCTGAATTGATTCATACCGTGCGGGGCGTTGGTTATGTGCTGAAGGATACCCCATGA
- a CDS encoding HAMP domain-containing sensor histidine kinase, protein MKLRSTIHLYSSVLFAVLLILMNLFIYAVFSRMSLDSQLGQATAETARIADAMRKAGDGVTAPELLRAYVPVEGMLRLLSADGSGPAPVTSASGQEISRMKPVYYSAKQVERVRVDGRLYAFVSVPVIWTDGNVLNLQMTKSLESTMDTLRVLRMVLAGATLAALLPLLLSSRLLSGLIMRPIVQMTATMREIQRSGKFRRLPLEAHSKDELVEMGHTFNEMIGLLESNYVKQEKFVSDASHELRTPLTVIESYASLLKRRGREHPELFEESVEAIHSEAVRMKEMTEQLLLLAKHPEQWELELKLMDLEELARSSAKAFHNAYGREVVVQVKGPAEGYSDEAKLRQLLFIFLDNARKYSDEQITVRIEASGQERMIVITDRGIGIAPEELPKIFDRFYRVDEARTRENGGAGLGLSLAAEIAGAIGAELSIDSTVGLGTSVTIRMAADRRGGGQ, encoded by the coding sequence ATGAAGCTGCGGAGCACCATTCATCTGTATTCCAGCGTGCTGTTCGCCGTGCTGCTTATCCTCATGAATCTGTTCATTTACGCCGTGTTCAGCCGGATGTCATTAGACAGCCAGCTTGGGCAGGCAACTGCCGAGACGGCCAGAATCGCTGACGCGATGAGAAAAGCGGGAGACGGGGTAACGGCACCGGAGCTGCTCCGGGCTTATGTACCGGTGGAGGGAATGCTGCGGCTGCTTAGTGCAGACGGAAGCGGACCGGCACCGGTTACCTCAGCCTCCGGGCAGGAGATCAGCCGGATGAAGCCGGTCTACTATTCCGCGAAGCAGGTGGAGCGGGTCCGGGTGGACGGACGCTTGTATGCGTTCGTGAGCGTTCCGGTCATCTGGACAGACGGGAACGTCCTGAATCTCCAGATGACCAAAAGCCTGGAAAGCACGATGGATACGTTGCGGGTGCTGCGGATGGTCCTGGCCGGGGCTACGCTTGCTGCGCTGCTTCCGCTGCTGCTCTCCAGCCGCCTGTTGTCGGGCTTGATTATGCGGCCCATCGTCCAAATGACGGCGACCATGCGGGAGATTCAGCGCAGCGGGAAATTCCGCAGGCTTCCGCTGGAAGCACACTCGAAGGATGAGCTGGTGGAGATGGGGCATACCTTCAACGAAATGATAGGCCTCTTGGAGAGTAATTATGTGAAGCAGGAGAAATTTGTGTCGGATGCCTCTCATGAGCTGCGCACACCGCTGACGGTGATTGAGAGTTATGCCAGTCTGCTGAAGCGCAGAGGGCGGGAGCACCCGGAGCTGTTCGAGGAATCGGTTGAGGCCATTCATTCCGAAGCTGTGCGGATGAAGGAAATGACGGAGCAGCTGCTGCTGCTGGCGAAGCACCCGGAGCAGTGGGAGCTGGAGCTGAAGCTGATGGATCTGGAGGAGCTGGCCCGTTCTTCGGCGAAGGCTTTTCATAATGCTTACGGGAGAGAGGTCGTAGTTCAGGTCAAGGGGCCGGCGGAGGGCTACAGCGATGAAGCGAAGCTCCGGCAGCTGCTGTTCATCTTCCTGGACAATGCCCGCAAATACAGCGATGAGCAGATAACTGTGCGTATTGAGGCTTCCGGGCAGGAACGGATGATTGTGATTACCGACCGCGGCATTGGAATTGCGCCGGAGGAGCTGCCGAAGATATTCGACCGTTTTTATAGAGTGGATGAGGCGAGAACCCGTGAGAACGGAGGGGCAGGCCTGGGACTGTCGCTTGCCGCAGAGATCGCGGGGGCGATTGGAGCAGAGCTGTCCATAGATAGTACGGTAGGTCTGGGAACCTCGGTGACAATCCGCATGGCTGCGGACCGCAGGGGAGGTGGACAATGA
- a CDS encoding PepSY domain-containing protein, protein MKQKPTNKSKMYKAVIGMVVLLLLAWGAFWMFRKDSEPLLSRDQATMAVLSEYPGKVDNLKLQAGAYVAELQTEQGRYELKLDGVTGEILSIVLLKRTDEPAVLPTPAATPAPSGGAAVTPSPVPSPAAQSVVSEAEAVRLALLEVPGELDDVDTGIDAAGAYYLVEIHTSDGREAVVQVNAISGHIMSVTWEEPDGEDS, encoded by the coding sequence ATGAAGCAGAAACCAACGAACAAGAGCAAGATGTACAAGGCAGTCATAGGTATGGTTGTCTTGCTGCTGCTGGCTTGGGGTGCCTTCTGGATGTTCAGGAAGGATTCGGAGCCGCTGTTATCCAGAGATCAGGCTACGATGGCTGTGCTGAGCGAATATCCCGGCAAGGTAGACAATCTGAAGCTGCAAGCAGGAGCTTATGTGGCAGAGCTTCAGACGGAGCAGGGACGGTATGAGCTGAAGCTGGACGGAGTTACCGGCGAGATTCTCTCCATCGTGCTGCTGAAGCGCACGGACGAACCGGCGGTGCTGCCTACGCCTGCCGCTACTCCAGCTCCATCTGGCGGAGCTGCCGTTACCCCGTCACCAGTACCTTCTCCGGCGGCGCAGAGCGTAGTCTCCGAAGCAGAGGCTGTCAGGCTGGCTCTGCTTGAGGTACCGGGGGAGCTGGATGATGTGGATACGGGAATCGATGCGGCGGGCGCTTATTATCTGGTGGAGATTCATACTTCAGACGGACGGGAGGCCGTAGTCCAGGTCAACGCAATCTCGGGCCATATTATGTCTGTGACCTGGGAAGAGCCGGATGGAGAGGATTCCTAG
- a CDS encoding PepSY domain-containing protein produces the protein MKTKIWSSITAAALILGGAYGIGELKGSTAEAAASVKSQSQTLISVSRAEQIALKAAPGQVESIDLEKKASGTFYDIEIQQTKQEIDVRVDAYSGKVISVRKDADDDDSHKAAPASGGKLITAGKAAEVAQAAVKGTVTEIDLDRDHGGAVYEVEIRNGQVKTEVGVDAYTAKVVYTDTDSDEDDD, from the coding sequence TTGAAGACAAAGATATGGAGCAGTATCACGGCGGCAGCACTTATTCTCGGCGGCGCTTATGGTATAGGGGAGCTGAAGGGGAGTACGGCAGAAGCAGCTGCATCCGTGAAGAGCCAGAGTCAAACGTTGATCAGTGTAAGCCGAGCTGAGCAGATTGCCTTGAAGGCAGCTCCGGGACAGGTGGAGAGCATCGATCTGGAGAAGAAGGCCAGCGGCACGTTTTACGATATCGAAATTCAGCAGACCAAGCAGGAGATAGATGTCCGGGTAGATGCCTATTCGGGAAAAGTGATCAGCGTGCGCAAGGATGCAGATGATGATGACTCTCATAAGGCAGCTCCGGCCTCAGGCGGGAAGCTGATTACCGCAGGCAAGGCGGCTGAGGTGGCTCAAGCTGCTGTGAAGGGGACGGTCACCGAGATTGATCTGGACCGGGATCACGGGGGCGCTGTCTATGAGGTTGAAATCAGGAACGGGCAGGTCAAGACAGAAGTAGGTGTCGATGCGTATACTGCCAAGGTTGTATACACCGATACCGATTCCGACGAGGATGATGATTGA
- a CDS encoding MerR family transcriptional regulator, whose product MEYTVQKLGTLAGISARTLRYYDEFGILKPARISSSGYRIYGQAEVDLLQQILFYRELGLGLTAIRDIIHSPSFDGARALREHHDQLLQRRQQLDRLIANVEQTIAHTEGRTTMSNQEKFAGFKQKLIADNEEKYGQEIREKYGAEAVEQSNRKLSHMTEEQYAALQQLEADMFASLEQAMEDGDSASELAQKAADLHRQWLSFYWDTYTKEAHAGVAQMYVEDERFTAYYDQRRPGMAAFLRDAVHVYTGAKQQT is encoded by the coding sequence ATGGAATATACGGTGCAAAAGCTGGGGACACTTGCGGGGATCAGTGCACGGACCCTGCGGTATTACGATGAATTCGGCATTCTGAAGCCGGCCAGAATCAGCTCCTCAGGATACCGGATCTACGGCCAGGCCGAGGTAGACCTGCTGCAGCAGATTCTGTTCTATCGGGAGCTGGGCCTCGGCCTTACGGCGATAAGAGATATTATCCATTCGCCCTCCTTCGACGGCGCCCGCGCCCTGCGTGAGCACCATGACCAGCTGCTTCAGCGGAGACAGCAGCTGGACCGGCTCATCGCGAACGTCGAGCAGACCATTGCACACACAGAAGGGAGAACTACAATGAGTAATCAGGAGAAATTCGCCGGCTTCAAGCAGAAGCTGATCGCAGATAACGAAGAGAAATACGGGCAGGAGATCCGGGAGAAATACGGCGCGGAAGCTGTGGAGCAGTCGAACCGCAAGCTGAGCCATATGACGGAGGAGCAGTACGCTGCCCTTCAACAGCTTGAGGCTGACATGTTCGCGTCCCTGGAGCAGGCGATGGAGGATGGCGATTCGGCCAGCGAGCTGGCGCAGAAGGCCGCTGACCTGCACCGTCAGTGGCTAAGCTTCTACTGGGATACGTACACCAAGGAAGCCCATGCCGGTGTGGCCCAGATGTATGTGGAGGATGAGCGATTCACCGCTTATTACGACCAGCGCCGCCCGGGCATGGCCGCGTTCCTGCGGGATGCTGTCCACGTGTATACGGGAGCGAAGCAGCAGACGTAA
- a CDS encoding 3'-5' exonuclease has translation MDYIILDIEFNGRKFASEHPMEVIEIGAVRLDASLQVKDEFSALIKPIYFSTLNSFIKKKTGIPQEDIDVASRFPKVITAFRAWLDQSADGVLLLTWGGEDMKRIIQDVRMHKMDDAYWMEATYFDLLKGVLRARGLSNDISVEGAMALLGLEPSGSAHRALDDAKMTAEIFRAVFSELDFARSQHYVDTFSNARERKTVKIAIKAMTAQKIVPTWELVAEHYFPAEDALADPRKLAELKAYFAAQLGKK, from the coding sequence GTGGATTATATTATTCTGGACATCGAATTCAACGGCCGCAAATTTGCCAGCGAGCATCCTATGGAGGTCATTGAGATCGGAGCGGTCCGGTTAGACGCTTCTTTGCAGGTTAAGGATGAATTCTCAGCCTTGATCAAGCCCATATACTTCTCCACCCTGAATTCATTCATCAAGAAAAAAACCGGCATCCCCCAGGAGGATATCGACGTCGCCAGCCGGTTCCCGAAGGTGATTACTGCCTTCAGAGCGTGGCTCGACCAGAGTGCTGACGGCGTGCTGCTCTTAACCTGGGGCGGCGAGGATATGAAACGGATTATCCAGGATGTGCGGATGCACAAGATGGATGATGCCTACTGGATGGAGGCCACCTACTTCGATCTGCTCAAGGGCGTCCTGCGCGCCCGCGGCCTCAGTAACGACATCAGCGTCGAAGGGGCTATGGCCCTCCTCGGCCTGGAGCCTTCCGGCTCCGCCCACCGCGCGCTGGACGATGCCAAGATGACGGCGGAGATCTTCCGCGCAGTCTTCAGCGAGCTGGACTTTGCGCGGTCGCAGCATTATGTCGATACCTTCTCGAACGCCAGGGAGCGTAAGACGGTTAAGATCGCTATCAAAGCGATGACTGCCCAGAAAATCGTCCCCACCTGGGAACTGGTCGCCGAGCATTACTTCCCTGCGGAGGATGCCCTGGCGGACCCCCGGAAGCTGGCAGAGCTTAAGGCGTATTTCGCCGCCCAGCTTGGCAAGAAATAA